In Sphingobacterium sp. PCS056, the following proteins share a genomic window:
- a CDS encoding alpha/beta hydrolase, whose amino-acid sequence MNSNLRYLIILIFCSSCGIIHNVPISQKPNSFVKPNISNSFVDQNGNFYPDNWRKSYGNPPQNGKREAYSLMKIATDRGIVDELNGFEVKKLKELKEHVKSKKRIFIFVHGFNATNQEVNESYGYIQKLIKINAQEDEIIRFYWDGLSITNPFAGVKVWFTATSFSQMAGEFGLRRVLNAISNKDIYIISHSRGASVVLSALSKPSFNEKFIKEIKEVHNVDVEKASSLSENQNRITCIMLAPAIGLIDFKSNEMGNDSFCSFSPQIKKIHITTNNTDKMLKKFVGFLADKLTPTDLGYKDDVYNELIKHYTCIDKTDFSGMESHAFNQYIRNPKFKTMLKANGIALR is encoded by the coding sequence ATGAATTCAAACTTGCGCTATTTAATCATACTCATATTTTGTTCTTCTTGTGGTATTATCCACAATGTGCCTATTTCGCAGAAACCTAATTCATTCGTAAAACCCAATATCTCAAATTCATTTGTAGACCAGAATGGAAATTTTTATCCTGATAATTGGCGAAAATCTTATGGAAATCCTCCGCAGAATGGAAAAAGAGAAGCCTATTCATTGATGAAAATAGCGACAGACAGAGGAATTGTAGATGAACTGAATGGATTTGAAGTTAAAAAACTAAAAGAACTCAAGGAGCATGTGAAATCAAAGAAACGTATTTTTATTTTTGTTCATGGATTTAATGCTACCAATCAAGAAGTAAATGAGAGTTATGGTTACATCCAAAAGCTGATTAAGATTAATGCTCAGGAAGACGAGATCATACGTTTTTACTGGGATGGATTGTCCATTACAAATCCTTTTGCAGGAGTCAAAGTTTGGTTTACGGCCACATCTTTCAGCCAAATGGCAGGTGAGTTTGGTTTACGAAGGGTGTTAAATGCGATATCTAATAAAGATATTTATATTATTTCACATAGTCGTGGAGCATCTGTAGTGCTCAGCGCGTTGAGTAAGCCATCTTTTAATGAGAAATTTATTAAAGAAATTAAGGAAGTTCATAATGTTGATGTAGAAAAAGCAAGTAGCTTATCAGAAAACCAAAATCGTATTACATGTATTATGTTAGCACCAGCAATTGGATTGATAGATTTTAAATCAAATGAAATGGGTAATGATTCTTTCTGTTCATTTAGTCCTCAAATTAAAAAAATTCATATTACCACGAATAATACCGACAAGATGCTCAAGAAATTTGTTGGATTTCTTGCGGATAAATTAACACCAACGGATTTAGGGTACAAAGATGATGTCTACAACGAATTGATCAAACATTATACTTGCATTGATAAAACTGATTTTTCAGGAATGGAAAGCCACGCTTTTAACCAGTATATTCGCAATCCTAAATTTAAAACCATGTTAAAAGCAAATGGAATTGCATTGAGGTAG
- a CDS encoding M13 family metallopeptidase produces MKKHTVLAALMMCGGVLFAQQNPAINPAFMDKSVRPQDDFYNFVNGQWMKTVEIPSDKARWGSFDELRENTDIATLKILKESLSTTFEQGSDGQKIGDLYRSYIDFDKRNQLGVTPIKPFLDKIDAIKDFKGLYNYLVEVTPIGGNPFFGGYVYAHLKNSNVNTVYLGAASLGLGRSYYQVVDAKNTETLGDYSNFISALYSKVGQRTRDLKGPKIVAFEKELAKNLKTVEQSRDAEKRYNPVAVADLGKMVKNIDLAKYLKDTGFKADTVIISELGYYQNLDKVLKPENLDMIKEMLKFNVMNDAAGYLTADLDQLNFDFWGKKLKGQKEQRDLEKRGLEFVNSLVGELLGKLYVKENFPPQAKAQAEELVDYLIKSFQQHIKDLAWMSADTKVKALEKLAKFKVKIGYTDKWKDYSTLAVGTSLFDNILNERKWAFKDNLDKQGKPVDKTEWGMTPQTVNAYYSPLFNEIVFPAAILQPPFYDYKADAAVNFGGIGAVIGHELSHGFDDQGAKYDGNGNLNNWWTEEDKAKFEASADALVKQFEAYEPVPGVKVNGRFTLGENIGDLGGSSVAFDALKMYLKDKGNPGLIDGYTQEQRFFLSWATIWRTKTTDEFVVNQVKTDPHSPAQYRAFAPIINLDGFHEAFGTKEGDKLFVPKKNRIVIW; encoded by the coding sequence ATGAAAAAACACACAGTACTTGCTGCTTTGATGATGTGTGGAGGGGTTCTCTTTGCACAGCAAAATCCAGCAATCAATCCAGCATTTATGGATAAGAGTGTCCGTCCACAGGATGATTTTTACAATTTTGTAAACGGTCAATGGATGAAAACAGTGGAAATACCTTCAGATAAAGCAAGATGGGGATCTTTTGATGAACTTCGTGAAAATACGGATATCGCCACTTTAAAGATTTTAAAAGAATCCTTAAGTACTACATTTGAACAAGGCTCTGATGGTCAAAAGATTGGTGATTTGTACCGTTCTTACATTGATTTTGACAAGCGTAATCAATTGGGGGTAACTCCAATAAAGCCTTTTTTAGATAAGATCGATGCTATAAAGGATTTTAAAGGACTATATAATTACTTAGTCGAAGTAACACCTATCGGTGGCAATCCTTTCTTTGGTGGTTATGTATATGCGCATTTGAAAAACAGTAATGTCAATACGGTTTATTTAGGTGCTGCCAGTTTAGGTCTTGGCCGTTCTTATTACCAAGTGGTAGACGCTAAAAATACCGAGACTTTAGGTGATTATTCTAATTTTATTTCGGCGCTTTATAGCAAAGTCGGTCAACGTACTCGTGACTTAAAAGGTCCAAAAATTGTTGCATTTGAAAAAGAATTGGCTAAAAATCTAAAAACAGTAGAGCAGTCGCGTGATGCTGAAAAGCGTTATAATCCAGTTGCAGTTGCTGATTTAGGTAAGATGGTTAAGAATATTGATCTAGCGAAATATTTGAAAGATACAGGATTTAAGGCGGATACGGTTATTATTTCAGAATTGGGCTATTACCAAAATCTAGATAAGGTACTGAAACCTGAGAATTTGGATATGATCAAAGAGATGCTCAAATTTAATGTCATGAATGATGCTGCAGGATACCTAACTGCGGATTTGGATCAACTCAATTTTGATTTCTGGGGTAAAAAGCTAAAAGGTCAAAAAGAGCAGCGCGATCTGGAAAAAAGGGGTCTTGAATTTGTCAATAGCCTTGTGGGAGAGCTTTTGGGTAAGTTGTATGTAAAAGAAAATTTCCCGCCACAAGCAAAAGCACAGGCAGAAGAATTGGTCGATTATTTGATCAAATCTTTTCAGCAACACATCAAAGATCTAGCATGGATGTCTGCAGATACGAAAGTGAAAGCTTTAGAAAAATTGGCTAAATTCAAAGTGAAGATTGGCTATACGGATAAATGGAAGGATTACTCTACTTTAGCAGTTGGTACTTCTTTATTTGACAACATTTTAAATGAACGCAAATGGGCTTTTAAAGACAATTTAGATAAACAAGGTAAACCTGTTGATAAGACAGAGTGGGGTATGACTCCACAAACGGTAAATGCTTATTACAGTCCTTTATTTAACGAAATCGTATTCCCAGCAGCTATTTTACAACCGCCATTCTACGATTATAAAGCTGATGCAGCTGTTAATTTTGGTGGTATCGGTGCTGTGATTGGTCATGAGTTATCTCATGGTTTTGATGATCAAGGAGCTAAATATGATGGAAATGGTAATTTGAACAACTGGTGGACTGAAGAAGATAAAGCTAAGTTTGAAGCTTCGGCTGATGCGTTGGTAAAGCAATTTGAGGCGTACGAACCCGTACCAGGTGTTAAAGTAAATGGCCGTTTTACTTTAGGAGAAAACATTGGAGACTTAGGTGGATCATCTGTAGCTTTTGATGCATTGAAGATGTATTTGAAAGATAAAGGTAATCCAGGCTTGATCGATGGATATACACAAGAGCAACGTTTCTTTTTATCATGGGCGACAATCTGGAGAACGAAAACCACAGATGAGTTTGTTGTGAACCAAGTGAAGACAGATCCCCATTCGCCTGCACAATACCGTGCTTTTGCGCCCATCATCAATTTAGATGGTTTCCATGAAGCATTCGGTACTAAAGAAGGTGATAAATTATTTGTCCCTAAAAAGAATAGAATCGTGATTTGGTAA
- a CDS encoding YgjP-like metallopeptidase domain-containing protein — protein MITEIAGKHYKIITTNAKDIRLETKLGVHTIFVPANIDVNTLEQFIKNKKTITAINEEISYIDEPIQLFQQNYLLKIIERSAMPNIVLKNTTISIYCKRKKEYQKQLKKWRKQFILQQLADLIGYWEEELQILINEIKLRSMQKRLYTIQDQNSITYSNVIICLSISELKYLIFNAIAELLNLSPKIRTHYFPEEQLIQDQIAYTLKTCQQSN, from the coding sequence ATGATCACTGAAATAGCTGGAAAACACTATAAAATCATTACCACAAATGCGAAGGATATTCGTTTAGAAACGAAGTTGGGTGTTCATACCATCTTTGTTCCTGCGAATATTGATGTCAATACATTAGAACAGTTTATAAAAAACAAAAAAACGATTACAGCTATTAACGAAGAAATTAGTTATATAGATGAGCCTATTCAACTATTTCAGCAAAACTATTTGCTTAAAATTATCGAGAGGAGCGCTATGCCTAATATCGTTCTAAAAAATACAACGATTTCCATTTATTGTAAACGTAAGAAGGAGTATCAAAAACAGTTAAAAAAATGGAGGAAACAATTTATATTACAGCAACTGGCAGATCTCATTGGTTATTGGGAAGAAGAACTGCAGATATTGATCAATGAGATCAAACTTAGATCCATGCAAAAGCGTTTATACACTATTCAAGACCAAAATAGTATCACTTATAGCAACGTTATTATTTGTTTGTCTATTTCTGAGCTGAAATACCTCATTTTTAATGCAATTGCTGAACTTTTGAATTTGAGCCCCAAAATACGAACACACTATTTTCCTGAAGAACAATTGATTCAGGATCAAATTGCTTATACATTAAAGACATGTCAACAATCAAATTAA
- a CDS encoding bifunctional riboflavin kinase/FAD synthetase, which produces MKIYRSLDDFKALENAVVTIGTFDGVHIGHQKILTHLKECAKKINGETVLLTFYPHPRLIINPDDDSLRLINDIEEKVSRLSELDIDHLIITPFSRDFSNQTPEEYISNVLVGKLGTKKIVIGYDHHFGKDRKGSLKDLQQYADIFDYSVEQIPEQDINDVAVSSTRIRLALITGDINTANLYLGYPFELTGTVIRGDQIGRTIGFPTANLQVHEQHKLIPAYGIYAVEVHIFDHLQNITTGEYIETEPYSIAKGMGYIGTRPTVDGMNRSIEISLFDFNEDIYGKTLRVKFLHFIRHDERFDSLQEMKDQIKEDEKQIRALLF; this is translated from the coding sequence ATGAAAATTTATAGAAGTTTAGATGATTTTAAAGCATTGGAAAATGCAGTTGTTACCATTGGTACATTTGACGGCGTCCATATCGGTCATCAAAAAATATTAACTCATTTAAAAGAATGTGCTAAAAAAATTAATGGTGAAACGGTTTTATTAACCTTTTACCCTCACCCAAGATTAATTATCAATCCTGACGATGATAGCTTAAGGCTTATTAATGATATTGAAGAGAAAGTCAGTAGACTTTCTGAATTAGATATTGATCATTTAATCATTACCCCTTTCTCTCGTGATTTTTCAAACCAAACTCCTGAAGAATATATTAGCAATGTATTAGTCGGAAAATTAGGTACAAAAAAGATTGTAATTGGATATGATCATCACTTTGGAAAAGATAGAAAAGGTAGTTTAAAAGATTTGCAGCAGTATGCTGATATTTTTGATTATTCCGTAGAGCAGATCCCGGAGCAGGATATCAATGATGTAGCCGTATCCTCAACCAGAATACGCCTCGCCTTGATTACGGGTGATATCAACACCGCAAACCTGTATTTGGGTTATCCCTTTGAATTAACAGGAACGGTAATACGTGGTGATCAAATTGGACGAACAATAGGTTTTCCTACAGCCAACCTGCAGGTACATGAACAGCATAAATTGATTCCGGCCTATGGTATCTATGCTGTAGAAGTTCATATTTTTGATCATCTTCAAAATATCACCACAGGTGAATACATCGAAACAGAACCATATAGCATTGCTAAAGGAATGGGATACATAGGCACACGTCCGACGGTAGATGGAATGAATAGGAGTATTGAAATTAGTCTTTTCGACTTCAATGAAGATATTTATGGTAAAACATTGCGTGTGAAATTTTTACACTTTATTCGTCATGATGAAAGATTTGATTCGCTACAAGAAATGAAAGATCAAATTAAAGAGGATGAAAAACAAATAAGAGCGTTACTTTTTTAA
- a CDS encoding L,D-transpeptidase, which translates to MKYFSVEKKLQFTIFICLLFISCQNGQPKNSPQKDTTADSLAASKKKAEQIAKAEPKTAEDIKITKELQYTKYTLEDTYPYKDTVRQFQWDKIKEKLAFIENFQDGESIYGVLQNYQNSNGEAPTIPNFKRDSYKRVADSLGTERYQASPLYRIGETKLPAIYGKDGWLVKLQSSDTLKRIKVEGVSFNGTWEVPKRYVKIIGDSVKFDQVAVVDVTNQNICTLDKTEKGWVVRSMNPATTGRHKPPHAQETPTGIFVLQQHKSKMFYFKDGTKSIEGYAPYASRFTAGAYIHGVPVNNPNGKITEYSSTLGTIPRSHMCVRNASSHAQFVYKRSKDFQTLVIVID; encoded by the coding sequence ATGAAGTATTTCTCTGTCGAAAAAAAATTACAATTTACTATTTTTATATGTCTCCTATTTATTTCTTGTCAAAATGGGCAACCTAAAAATAGTCCCCAAAAAGATACTACTGCAGATTCATTGGCAGCGTCGAAAAAGAAAGCAGAGCAAATAGCGAAAGCTGAACCAAAGACCGCAGAAGACATCAAGATCACCAAAGAGTTACAATATACAAAGTATACATTGGAAGATACTTATCCATATAAAGATACTGTACGGCAATTTCAATGGGATAAAATAAAAGAAAAATTAGCCTTTATTGAAAATTTTCAAGATGGAGAGTCGATCTATGGAGTTTTGCAAAATTATCAAAACTCGAATGGTGAGGCACCAACAATTCCTAATTTTAAAAGAGATTCTTACAAGCGCGTTGCCGATTCTTTAGGAACGGAGCGCTATCAAGCAAGTCCATTATATCGTATAGGGGAAACAAAATTACCTGCTATATATGGTAAAGATGGATGGCTAGTCAAGCTACAAAGTAGTGACACCCTAAAACGTATAAAAGTTGAGGGTGTATCTTTTAATGGAACTTGGGAAGTGCCAAAAAGATATGTTAAAATAATTGGAGATTCGGTCAAATTTGACCAAGTAGCGGTTGTAGATGTTACAAACCAAAATATTTGTACACTGGATAAAACAGAAAAAGGATGGGTAGTACGCAGCATGAATCCTGCTACAACAGGCCGTCACAAGCCTCCTCATGCACAAGAAACACCTACAGGTATATTTGTGCTTCAACAGCATAAATCTAAAATGTTTTATTTTAAAGATGGTACAAAGAGTATAGAGGGATATGCGCCATATGCAAGCCGTTTTACGGCCGGAGCTTATATACACGGGGTTCCTGTTAATAATCCTAATGGAAAAATAACAGAATATAGCTCTACTTTAGGTACCATTCCTCGTTCACATATGTGTGTCAGAAATGCGTCATCGCATGCACAATTTGTTTATAAAAGGTCAAAAGACTTTCAAACATTGGTGATAGTTATTGATTAA
- a CDS encoding oxygenase MpaB family protein: MEIPNRYKVNTSSFQHYWTKGAGVKLLKKLDHKPSIDDAKNLIPYLYAYDESADKLVNQLHLQVGFVKGQQLIKDYLTDPKSVLMPFKDALDTFFKQIDTSPSWLNWNMVEKGIEVCQRSGLSGLIVLRDYCLMGGYESAAINKPLIYTGALKKGAVKRLADTVEFWVDIMQNQSLKKDQIGFRKIIETRMIHSYSRINILSKTNWKQDDWGIPLNQWDMLATNLGFSLVFMVGLQRMHFQILPDDITAVLHLWKYIGYLLGIPLELLPDTEQEAIHALYYWTMTQKEGDADSKLLANALQQEPIAAYYPTSALGRKMMREIHLYYNYYLLGNYSCQLLGLNKSRFGAIAYLNILKNKIRNSKLMTDNHLHMMITKGRSEQLEVKRIYLTYNKRENNKKS, encoded by the coding sequence ATGGAAATACCAAATCGGTACAAAGTCAATACTTCCTCTTTTCAACATTATTGGACAAAGGGAGCTGGAGTAAAACTATTAAAAAAGTTAGACCATAAACCCAGCATAGATGATGCGAAAAACCTTATTCCTTATCTGTACGCATACGATGAGTCTGCAGACAAATTGGTGAACCAACTGCATCTACAAGTGGGATTTGTAAAAGGTCAACAACTTATAAAAGATTATTTAACAGATCCTAAAAGTGTTCTGATGCCCTTTAAAGATGCACTAGATACCTTTTTTAAACAAATAGACACTTCACCATCATGGCTCAATTGGAACATGGTAGAAAAAGGTATAGAAGTTTGCCAACGGTCAGGTTTAAGTGGATTAATTGTACTTCGCGATTATTGCCTTATGGGTGGCTATGAATCTGCGGCCATCAATAAACCATTAATTTATACAGGCGCTTTAAAAAAAGGAGCAGTCAAAAGACTTGCTGATACAGTTGAATTCTGGGTTGATATCATGCAAAACCAATCCTTAAAAAAGGATCAGATCGGTTTTCGGAAAATCATTGAAACCAGAATGATCCATTCCTATTCTCGGATTAATATTTTGAGTAAAACGAATTGGAAGCAAGATGACTGGGGCATTCCACTCAACCAGTGGGACATGTTGGCAACAAACCTAGGCTTTTCTTTAGTTTTTATGGTAGGTCTACAACGTATGCATTTTCAAATCCTTCCTGACGACATCACTGCTGTACTTCACCTTTGGAAATATATTGGTTACTTATTAGGAATTCCTCTTGAATTATTGCCTGACACAGAGCAGGAAGCAATCCATGCACTTTATTATTGGACTATGACACAAAAAGAAGGCGATGCAGATTCTAAACTGCTAGCAAATGCACTACAGCAGGAACCAATAGCAGCATATTACCCCACATCAGCATTAGGACGTAAAATGATGCGTGAAATTCACCTTTATTACAACTACTACCTTTTAGGTAATTATTCATGTCAACTTTTAGGTTTAAACAAATCGCGATTTGGCGCTATTGCCTATCTTAACATCTTAAAAAATAAAATCCGAAATAGCAAGCTTATGACGGACAATCATCTACATATGATGATTACAAAAGGGAGATCCGAACAATTAGAAGTAAAAAGAATTTATCTGACTTATAATAAAAGAGAAAACAATAAAAAGAGTTAG